From one Mytilus trossulus isolate FHL-02 chromosome 10, PNRI_Mtr1.1.1.hap1, whole genome shotgun sequence genomic stretch:
- the LOC134686659 gene encoding neurocan core protein-like: MEMFILSCLCLSGIVIVNAQSSCSYGLHECEFYPWEAWSACNSTCGGTRYRMKPLCCVHVQGQQTTFDECLQSCNITRQQYFQNKYEEQSCEGCTNVQTKPQATTVTTQTVPSCVDDSRVACDQSACDSGLKMFCQATCNLCSIPHVPSTSRCPKGWAEFQGECLLFSPEKKNWFEAHSSCRSHQAYLATDDSAEKHSFMRKIISILDGEGFRNFFIGATDLVFEGQWLWTETGTAQKGYTAWEPGKPDNNVSLSIKKNCLMCFLDGDNLYWTDNDCYDRNVHFICEKQNIKASCGIGRPERDSM, from the exons ATGGAGATGTttatattatcatgtttatgtttgtcTGGGATTGTTATCG TAAACGCCCAATCTAGTTGCTCGTACGGACTGCATGAATGCGAATTTTATCCTTGGGAAGCGTGGTCAGCATGTAATTCCACTTGCGGAGGTACAAGATACAGAATGAAACCACTTTGCTGTGTTCATGTTCAAGGCCAGCAAACGACTTTTGATGAATGCTTGCAGTCCTGTAATATAACAAGACAGcagtattttcaaaataaatatgaagaaCAGTCGTGTGAAGGATGTACTAACG tACAAACTAAACCTCAAGCTACAACAGTTACAACACAAACTGTACCGTCCTGTGTGGATGATTCACGTGTCGCGTGCGATCAATCTGCATGTGATAGCGGCTTGAAAATGTTCTGCCAAGCGACATGCAACCTTTGTA GCATACCACACGTGCCGTCAACTTCAAGGTGTCCTAAGGGCTGGGCAGAATTTCAAGGCGAATGTCTCTTGTTTAGTCCTGAAAAGAAAAATTGGTTTGAGGCACAT AGCAGCTGTAGATCTCATCAGGCGTATTTAGCAACAGATGACAGTGCagaaaaacattcatttatGAGAAAAATTATCAGTATCTTAGATG GAGAAGGTTTCAGAAACTTTTTTATTGGAGCAACAGATCTAGTGTTTGAAGGACAATGGCTTTGGACAGAAACTGGTACCGCACAAAAAGGTTACACAGCCTGGGAACCAGGTAAACCAGATAATAATGTGTCACTTTCTATCAAAAAGAactgtttgatgtgtttcctggATGGTGATAACCTGTATTGGACCGACAACGATTGTTATGATAGAAATGTTCATTTCATTTGTGAAAAACA aaatattaaagcCAGTTGTGGCATTGGTAGACCAGAACGTGATTCCATGTGA
- the LOC134686660 gene encoding uncharacterized protein LOC134686660, with protein sequence MAMQGTAVVYCDPCTYNKLTAPVQFWCLSCEEALCKSCADSHKGMKATRNHRILTYEKSKEVTSLGHLISQQCKQHNKLLDLYCPTHDEPVCSLCISKNHRECKDMVSIDDVAKNVISSTSYSNLQRDISNHEENLLKVKTKRQQNLTIVETQESSIQSSVKDMRKKMDEHLDNLEKDLIQELAGTKETCKTTVKMTLADLEFRLSVASEMHFKISQLKEIATDVQLFLAIREIDKLVNIEQNWLQESLNQQNMNESSLYLNMEPMNNLLTLKSLGSVTIVSKFSEVQTVTPTSGEAQMPIKPIDKRIEKIKLFEKTCIKSSYKVKDGSLYFGCLIRSTGGFMLVNYCEDNLEMFNGSGKHQANITIPGTPSDMTEISNDCFAITFGNGKKIEIASIKISQYKTIKIIPTTGTCWGISYYDNKLAVKISNEGIHLYNINGTLLKKLETEETQGLFYNVTMMENIYCSRRKENTVFCCNQQGNVLWTFQDNLLQDPEGITTDSYGNVFVVGGQSKNIFVISHDGQGRELLKMEQTPISVYYDKVNNQLLVRTNEKVFLFDITFEK encoded by the coding sequence ATGGCTATGCAAGGAACTGCAGTTGTCTATTGTGATCCATGTACATACAACAAACTGACAGCGCCGGTTCAGTTCTGGTGTCTATCTTGCGAGGAGGCATTATGTAAATCATGTGCAGATAGTCACAAAGGAATGAAAGCAACAAGAAATCACAGAATACTTACGTATGAAAAAAGCAAAGAGGTTACCTCTTTAGGTCACTTGATTTCACAGCAGTGTAAACAACACAATAAACTCCTTGACCTTTATTGTCCTACTCATGACGAACCTGTTTGCTCCTTGTGTATTTCAAAGAATCATAGAGAGTGCAAAGATATGGTTTCAATAGACGATGTAGCAAAAAACGTTATTTCGTCCACATCGTATTCCAATCTTCAGAGAGATATCAGTAATCATgaagaaaatttattaaaggTCAAGACAAAACGCCAGCAGAACTTAACAATCGTTGAAACCCAGGAATCATCTATTCAGTCATCAGTAAAAgacatgagaaaaaaaatggatgaaCATTTAGATAATTTAGAAAAAGATCTTATACAAGAATTGGCGGGAACGAAAGAAACATGCAAAACTACGGTCAAAATGACGTTAGCAGATTTAGAATTTAGATTATCAGTAGCTTCCGAaatgcatttcaaaatttcacaaCTTAAAGAGATTGCCACAGATGTTCAGTTGTTTCTTGCCATTAGAGAAATAGATAAATTGGTAAACATTGAGCAGAACTGGTTGCAAGAATCGCTCAATCAGCAAAACATGAATGAATCGTCCTTATATCTCAATATGGAACCAATGAATAACCTGCTGACTCTCAAGTCTCTTGGTTCTGTAACAATCGTAAGTAAATTCTCTGAAGTCCAAACTGTGACGCCTACATCTGGTGAAGCACAAATGCCAATAAAACCAATAGataaaagaatagagaaaataaaGCTTTTTGAGAAGACATGCATTAAAAGCTCCTACAAAGTCAAGGACGGTAGTCTATATTTTGGATGCCTGATAAGAAGTACTGGAGGTTTCATGCTTGTAAACTATTGCGAAGACAATCTTGAAATGTTTAATGGAAGTGGGAAACATCAGGCGAATATTACTATACCTGGTACTCCAAGTGATATGACTGAAATATCAAACGACTGTTTTGCAATTACTTTCGGAAAcggaaaaaaaattgagattGCTAGCATAAAAATTTCACAATACAAGACTATTAAAATAATTCCTACTACCGGAACCTGCTGGGGAATATCCTATTATGACAACAAATTAGCAGTGAAGATATCGAATGAAGGGATACATTTGTATAACATAAATGGAACATTACTAAAGAAACTTGAAACTGAAGAAACACAAGGCTTATTCTACAATGTTACTATGATGGAGAACATTTACTGTTCAAGGAGAAAAGAAAATACCGTATTCTGTTGTAACCAACAGGGTAATGTTTTATGGACTTTTCAAGACAACCTTTTGCAAGATCCTGAAGGTATAACGACAGACAGTTATGGAAATGTATTTGTTGTTGGAGGTCAATCGAAAAATATTTTCGTAATTTCTCATGATGGACAAGGTAGAGAATTACTGAAGATGGAACAGACACCTATTTCTGTCTACTATGATAAAGTGAACAATCAGCTCTTAGTACGGACAAATGAAAAGGTTTTCCTTTTTGATATAACTTTCGAAAAGTAG